The following are encoded together in the Alphaproteobacteria bacterium genome:
- a CDS encoding DUF2783 domain-containing protein yields MSTEIRTELGFEDPDGIYEALIHLHDGLDPAQSRLVGARLILILANHIGDKAVIEQALEMARGEL; encoded by the coding sequence ATGTCGACTGAAATTCGGACGGAATTGGGCTTCGAGGATCCCGATGGGATTTACGAGGCGTTGATCCATCTCCACGATGGCCTCGACCCCGCGCAAAGCCGGTTGGTTGGCGCGCGTCTCATATTGATTCTTGCCAATCACATCGGCGATAAGGCGGTAATCGAACAGGCGCTGGAAATGGCCAGGGGCGAACTTTAG